ATTCATTTCAATATTTTCAACCATGCTGATAAAAAACCATTACCGGACCATTATCATTTCTGACGTACATTTAGGAACCAAGGATTCCAAGGCCAAAGAAGTCGTGCGTTTCCTCAAAGCCAACACCTGCGATAAGCTGATTATGAACGGCGACATCATTGATGGCTGGAGGCTTAAA
The genomic region above belongs to Bacteroidota bacterium and contains:
- a CDS encoding UDP-2,3-diacylglucosamine diphosphatase, producing the protein MKNHYRTIIISDVHLGTKDSKAKEVVRFLKANTCDKLIMNGDIIDGWRLK